The following proteins are encoded in a genomic region of uncultured Umboniibacter sp.:
- the hfq gene encoding RNA chaperone Hfq — MSKGHTLQDPYLNVLRKDRIPVSIYLVNGIKLQGQIESFDQFVVLLKNTVSQMVYKHAISTIVPARAVRVPVANPAEASDAE, encoded by the coding sequence ATGTCAAAAGGGCATACCCTACAAGACCCTTATTTAAACGTTCTTAGAAAAGATCGCATTCCTGTGTCAATTTACCTCGTCAACGGTATTAAGTTGCAGGGTCAAATTGAGTCGTTCGACCAGTTTGTTGTCCTCCTTAAGAATACAGTTAGCCAAATGGTCTACAAGCATGCAATTTCAACAATTGTCCCTGCTCGTGCCGTGCGCGTTCCAGTTGCTAATCCAGCTGAGGCTAGCGACGCTGAATAA
- the miaA gene encoding tRNA (adenosine(37)-N6)-dimethylallyltransferase MiaA yields the protein MATDRVGFLMGPTASGKTALAIELYKTGGFDIISVDSAMVYRGLDIGSAKPSAEELAQAPHRLIDIRDPADAYNAVDFRNDALREIERSHARNRTPLFVGGTMLYYKVLLEGVANMPSADPAVRSAVEAIAEDRGWQAVHELLAQVDPTAAERIHPNHSQRLSRAYEVFLQTGKPLTQWHTEQKKDDLRERYNVRQMAVMPADRKILHRRIELRFAQMMELGFETEVTALMNRGDLHLDLPSMRSVGYRQMWLYLAGELSFDAMREQVLAATRQLAKRQFTWLRGWEDVFHLNVSGTPDWDSLNNVALRYYQQD from the coding sequence TTGGCGACAGATCGCGTCGGCTTTTTGATGGGCCCTACTGCATCGGGAAAGACCGCACTGGCTATCGAGCTCTATAAGACCGGCGGCTTTGATATCATCTCGGTGGATTCGGCCATGGTATATCGTGGTCTAGATATTGGTAGCGCCAAGCCCTCAGCGGAAGAACTTGCTCAAGCGCCGCACCGTTTAATTGATATTCGCGACCCAGCTGATGCTTATAACGCGGTAGACTTCCGTAATGATGCGTTACGTGAAATTGAGCGCAGTCATGCCCGCAATCGGACGCCGCTCTTTGTGGGCGGCACCATGCTTTACTACAAAGTGCTGTTAGAAGGTGTAGCAAATATGCCGTCTGCTGACCCAGCGGTGCGCTCGGCGGTGGAGGCCATTGCAGAGGATCGTGGTTGGCAGGCTGTGCACGAGTTACTTGCTCAGGTTGACCCCACTGCCGCAGAACGAATTCACCCCAATCATTCCCAGCGTTTGTCGCGCGCCTATGAGGTGTTTCTACAAACCGGCAAACCCCTAACGCAGTGGCACACCGAGCAGAAAAAGGATGACCTGCGTGAACGTTACAACGTTCGGCAAATGGCAGTTATGCCAGCCGATCGAAAAATACTTCATCGGCGCATTGAGCTGCGTTTCGCCCAGATGATGGAGCTTGGTTTCGAAACTGAGGTGACCGCACTGATGAATCGAGGGGATCTTCATCTCGATTTGCCTTCTATGCGCTCCGTGGGCTACCGGCAAATGTGGCTTTACTTGGCTGGTGAACTTAGCTTTGATGCGATGAGGGAGCAGGTTCTCGCGGCTACTCGGCAGCTGGCCAAACGACAATTTACCTGGCTCCGTGGCTGGGAGGATGTTTTTCACCTCAATGTTTCGGGAACCCCTGATTGGGACAGTCTAAATAATGTCGCTTTGCGCTACTATCAGCAGGACTAA
- the mutL gene encoding DNA mismatch repair endonuclease MutL: MTKIRTLTPRLANQIAAGEVVERPASVAKELLENALDAGATRVDIDVEQGGVKLIRVRDNGSGLASDDLPLALSRHATSKIYQLDDLEAVTSLGFRGEALASISSVSKLLMSSSEDGEEAWQARTQGADMVPELSPASHPQGTTVEVRDLFFNTPARRKFLRTEKTEFGRIDDTFKRIALANFSTNFTLRHNGKAVHSLRSGEDQLSMERRIAELCGRAFMEDAIHVNVAASGLKLWGWLAKPTFSRSQADLQYFFVNGRAIRDRVVSHAVRQAYRDVLFHGRHPAFVLYLELDPATVDVNVHPTKHEVRFRDQRLVHDFLFRTLHRVIADLKPSDSLPGAMDASAMQSALANEAVVNAINEQRPLGFAKAADAAGSTGNFGAGYQPAPPSQNSDWKGLYSDTTSAAESADLTSVAPYSPQPLSETSAADIPPLGFAVAQLKGIYILSENEQGLIVVDMHAAHERITYERMKADFSANGLLAQPLLVPQSLAASAGQVEAAEEHQLLFKKLGFQIDVVSDESLIIRQVPVLLSQANIEQLVYDVLVDLEKYGTSDRIEAHVNELLSTMACHGSVRANRKLTIPEMNALLRDMEETERSGQCNHGRPTWALMTLNQLDKLFLRGQ, from the coding sequence ATGACTAAAATTCGTACCCTCACTCCTCGGCTAGCAAACCAAATTGCTGCGGGAGAAGTTGTTGAACGGCCGGCCTCGGTGGCAAAAGAGCTGTTAGAAAATGCGTTAGACGCTGGCGCAACTCGTGTTGATATTGATGTGGAGCAAGGAGGCGTTAAGCTCATTCGTGTTCGCGACAATGGTTCCGGCTTAGCATCGGATGATCTACCCTTAGCTCTATCCCGCCACGCAACGTCAAAAATCTACCAGCTCGACGATCTTGAGGCGGTTACTTCCTTGGGTTTTCGCGGTGAGGCGCTCGCATCGATAAGTTCAGTGTCGAAGCTGTTGATGAGTTCGAGTGAAGATGGTGAAGAGGCGTGGCAAGCTCGAACTCAGGGCGCTGATATGGTGCCTGAGTTAAGCCCTGCCTCACACCCTCAGGGAACCACGGTTGAAGTCCGAGATCTCTTCTTCAATACGCCAGCACGACGCAAATTTCTGCGTACTGAAAAAACTGAGTTCGGGCGGATCGATGATACTTTCAAGCGCATAGCGCTTGCCAATTTTAGTACGAACTTCACGCTGAGGCACAATGGTAAGGCGGTTCACTCGCTTCGCTCTGGAGAAGACCAATTATCCATGGAGCGCCGAATTGCAGAGCTCTGTGGCAGGGCGTTTATGGAAGATGCGATTCACGTTAACGTCGCGGCGTCGGGATTGAAATTATGGGGTTGGTTAGCCAAGCCTACATTCTCTCGTTCTCAGGCAGACCTTCAGTACTTTTTTGTCAACGGTCGAGCCATCAGAGATCGTGTAGTGAGCCATGCGGTTCGTCAGGCATACCGTGATGTGCTGTTCCACGGGCGCCACCCAGCATTTGTCCTGTATTTGGAGTTGGATCCAGCAACCGTTGATGTGAACGTGCACCCAACTAAACACGAAGTCCGTTTCCGCGATCAGCGTCTCGTCCATGACTTCCTATTTCGGACGCTCCATAGAGTCATTGCGGATTTAAAGCCAAGTGACTCGCTACCCGGCGCGATGGATGCATCGGCAATGCAATCAGCGTTGGCGAATGAAGCAGTTGTTAACGCAATTAACGAGCAACGCCCACTGGGTTTTGCGAAGGCGGCGGACGCTGCCGGTAGCACTGGGAATTTTGGCGCTGGCTATCAGCCTGCGCCACCCAGTCAGAATAGCGATTGGAAGGGGCTATATTCTGACACTACCTCGGCGGCTGAAAGCGCTGACCTAACTTCAGTAGCCCCCTATTCGCCTCAGCCGTTGAGCGAAACCAGCGCCGCAGATATTCCGCCCCTTGGCTTCGCAGTTGCGCAGCTAAAGGGCATCTACATTCTTTCGGAGAATGAGCAGGGACTTATTGTGGTTGATATGCACGCGGCTCACGAGCGCATTACCTATGAGCGTATGAAAGCCGATTTTTCCGCCAATGGATTGTTAGCGCAACCGCTGCTTGTGCCCCAGAGTTTAGCGGCGTCAGCAGGCCAGGTAGAAGCGGCAGAGGAACATCAACTCCTGTTTAAAAAGCTCGGCTTTCAGATTGATGTAGTCAGTGATGAAAGTTTGATTATTCGTCAGGTTCCAGTGCTGTTAAGTCAGGCGAATATCGAACAGCTCGTCTATGATGTGCTGGTGGATCTTGAGAAATACGGCACTTCCGATCGTATTGAAGCGCATGTGAATGAATTACTTTCCACCATGGCCTGTCACGGATCAGTCCGAGCGAATCGAAAGCTTACGATCCCGGAAATGAATGCCTTACTTCGTGACATGGAAGAAACTGAACGCAGCGGCCAGTGCAACCACGGCCGCCCTACATGGGCGCTTATGACCTTGAACCAACTTGATAAACTCTTCCTTCGGGGTCAGTAG
- a CDS encoding N-acetylmuramoyl-L-alanine amidase: MILRNGCIALILIFISAASLANTVQGIRTYHAPDNTRIVFDMNEAASYSSFALDNPSRFVIDIERGSLLSHVGLPSFEESSSVDGLRYSTSDDKLRIVIDLSRSVGVKTLTLGATADAGPRLVVDVPEVDAPSSVIAVDTSANRNIRVVVDPGHGGEDPGASGPGGLREKNVVLDIAKRLVDKLNATAGYEAYLTRDGDYYIPLRGRNDIARERQADLFISIHADAFTNPQANGASVFALSESGATSEMARFLAESENQSDLVGGVNLVDMEDQILAGVLLDLSMTGTLSHSLEVGAEVLDEIGGIARLHKRRVEQAGFVVLKNPDIASILVETGFISNPGEARKLATRDYRSKMAQRIFNGVDAYFRALPPAGTLLAAYKTGLIREHTVAPGDSLGLIAQRNRVSVQAIKTANNLSTDVIRIGQTLIIPNE, translated from the coding sequence ATGATACTGCGTAACGGTTGTATTGCCCTTATTCTGATCTTTATTAGCGCCGCTAGTCTCGCTAACACGGTGCAGGGGATCCGAACTTACCACGCCCCGGATAACACCCGCATCGTGTTCGATATGAATGAAGCAGCCTCCTACAGCTCCTTCGCGTTAGATAATCCTAGCCGTTTTGTGATTGATATTGAGAGGGGTAGCTTACTTTCTCACGTAGGCCTACCCAGCTTTGAAGAAAGCAGCAGTGTGGATGGCTTACGCTATTCAACCAGTGACGACAAACTGCGCATAGTCATTGATTTAAGCCGTAGTGTAGGGGTTAAAACCCTTACTCTTGGTGCAACGGCTGATGCGGGCCCTCGGCTGGTGGTCGACGTTCCTGAAGTCGACGCGCCCTCTTCCGTTATTGCCGTTGATACCTCCGCTAACCGTAACATTAGGGTAGTTGTGGATCCCGGTCATGGCGGTGAGGATCCCGGTGCCTCTGGGCCCGGAGGCTTGCGAGAAAAAAATGTTGTCCTCGATATCGCCAAACGCTTAGTGGATAAGCTTAACGCAACGGCTGGCTACGAAGCCTACTTAACCCGTGATGGTGATTACTATATCCCGCTGCGAGGGCGAAACGACATCGCCCGTGAGCGGCAAGCCGATCTCTTTATTTCAATTCATGCCGACGCTTTTACCAACCCTCAAGCTAACGGGGCATCGGTGTTTGCGCTATCCGAGAGCGGTGCCACGTCCGAGATGGCAAGGTTTCTCGCCGAGTCCGAGAATCAGTCGGACTTGGTTGGCGGCGTTAATCTCGTAGATATGGAAGATCAAATCCTCGCGGGCGTACTGCTCGATCTTTCGATGACCGGAACGCTGTCTCACAGTCTCGAGGTGGGTGCAGAAGTGCTTGATGAAATCGGCGGTATCGCTCGTCTGCATAAGCGACGTGTAGAGCAAGCGGGTTTTGTAGTGCTGAAGAACCCAGATATTGCTTCGATTTTGGTCGAGACCGGTTTTATTTCGAATCCCGGGGAAGCGCGCAAATTGGCGACGAGAGATTATCGCAGCAAGATGGCGCAGCGTATCTTTAACGGAGTCGACGCCTATTTCCGTGCTCTTCCTCCTGCTGGCACGCTGCTAGCTGCCTATAAGACTGGCTTGATTCGCGAGCATACGGTTGCGCCGGGCGATTCGCTTGGTTTGATTGCTCAGCGCAACCGCGTTAGCGTTCAAGCCATCAAAACGGCGAATAATTTGAGCACCGATGTGATTCGCATTGGTCAAACCTTAATCATTCCTAACGAGTAA
- the tsaE gene encoding tRNA (adenosine(37)-N6)-threonylcarbamoyltransferase complex ATPase subunit type 1 TsaE, whose amino-acid sequence MWLADEAATIALGKSIARGLQGGAVVFLRGHLGAGKTTLSRGILQGFGHAGAVKSPTYTLVEPYDLKPWQLFHFDLYRLGDPEELEYMGIRDYFSDRSIALIEWDERGAGMLPSPDLIINLNAKNEGREVSFEHRSEAAKNLVAAITSQDGQ is encoded by the coding sequence ATGTGGTTAGCAGACGAGGCCGCTACAATTGCGCTAGGGAAGAGCATAGCGCGTGGCTTACAGGGTGGAGCAGTGGTCTTTCTTCGCGGGCACCTAGGCGCGGGTAAAACCACGCTCAGTCGTGGTATTTTACAAGGCTTCGGTCATGCTGGCGCGGTGAAGAGTCCAACCTACACGCTAGTAGAACCCTACGACCTCAAACCGTGGCAACTTTTCCACTTCGACCTATACCGCTTGGGTGATCCCGAAGAATTAGAATACATGGGTATTCGTGATTACTTTTCGGATCGAAGTATCGCGCTGATTGAGTGGGACGAACGTGGAGCAGGAATGTTGCCTTCGCCGGACTTGATCATTAATTTGAATGCGAAGAATGAAGGCCGGGAAGTTAGTTTTGAACATCGCAGTGAGGCGGCAAAGAATTTGGTTGCGGCCATTACGTCGCAGGATGGCCAATAA
- a CDS encoding NAD(P)H-hydrate dehydratase, whose amino-acid sequence MLHWQPTLSSDNVKLLDRDFQQVERISGYSLMKRASHCCVELIQTHFNPQHCIVLCGGGNNGGDGWQIAAELKETGWSVEVVTVVDPGSLMGDAKLAFEAAAQIGVSWLNWSKGVAFNADLLVDALIGVGFEPPLKPNLKTLFQNVIDSDIPVLAVDCPSGLNVDTGDAVNAIPAKVTATFLSLKPGLLTGGGKEVAGQVEKFDLGCHARFIEPYQRQAELLISVDSLPARSINHFKHQAGHVVVYGGARQTAGAAILTAEAALFSGAGLVTLATDELGQAAINARRPEIMVCRHEQLEHIASLSVLALGPGLADDDHSPLTLCHQLDCPAVLDAGALRLLATKPSFSNQWVLTPHTGEAAALLGVSAAAVNADRITAAKQIQRRFGGVVVLKGPGTIVCDADRCIINSSGNPALGVAGSGDILTGVIAALQAQGLTPFEAAAAGVFWHGKAADQWRDNHGERGLSVSELLVLIRAHINGVELGTCG is encoded by the coding sequence ATGTTGCATTGGCAGCCCACCCTATCAAGTGACAACGTAAAGCTGCTTGATAGGGATTTTCAACAGGTAGAACGCATATCCGGCTATTCCCTCATGAAACGGGCATCTCACTGCTGTGTGGAGCTTATCCAGACACATTTCAATCCCCAGCACTGCATCGTGCTATGTGGCGGTGGTAATAATGGTGGCGACGGTTGGCAAATAGCCGCCGAACTCAAAGAAACGGGTTGGTCCGTGGAGGTTGTCACTGTGGTAGACCCAGGGTCACTCATGGGCGACGCTAAATTAGCCTTCGAAGCGGCTGCCCAGATTGGGGTATCTTGGCTGAATTGGTCTAAAGGTGTGGCGTTTAATGCCGATCTACTCGTCGACGCGCTAATTGGTGTGGGCTTCGAACCTCCCTTAAAACCCAACTTAAAGACACTGTTTCAAAATGTTATAGACAGTGACATTCCTGTCCTTGCCGTGGACTGTCCCTCGGGCTTAAATGTTGATACAGGAGACGCCGTCAATGCAATTCCTGCAAAAGTCACCGCAACCTTCCTCAGCTTGAAACCGGGTTTGCTTACCGGGGGCGGCAAAGAGGTTGCTGGGCAAGTAGAAAAATTTGACCTAGGTTGCCATGCTCGATTCATTGAACCCTATCAGCGCCAGGCCGAACTGTTAATATCCGTAGATTCATTGCCCGCGCGCTCGATCAATCATTTTAAACACCAAGCAGGGCATGTTGTCGTCTATGGCGGCGCACGGCAAACTGCGGGAGCCGCCATACTCACGGCGGAAGCGGCACTATTTAGTGGTGCTGGGTTGGTAACGTTGGCTACCGATGAGCTAGGACAAGCTGCCATCAATGCTCGCCGGCCCGAAATTATGGTGTGTCGCCATGAACAGCTAGAGCATATTGCGTCGCTCTCTGTTTTGGCACTGGGTCCAGGTTTGGCTGACGATGACCATAGCCCGCTGACGCTTTGCCATCAATTAGATTGCCCTGCCGTCCTGGATGCCGGAGCGCTCAGGCTGTTGGCGACGAAGCCAAGCTTTTCTAACCAGTGGGTGTTAACACCTCATACAGGTGAAGCCGCGGCGCTATTAGGAGTTTCTGCAGCGGCCGTAAATGCTGATAGAATAACAGCCGCTAAGCAGATACAGCGGAGATTTGGTGGTGTTGTGGTGTTAAAAGGCCCGGGAACCATTGTGTGTGACGCGGATAGATGTATCATCAATTCATCGGGTAACCCAGCGCTGGGCGTGGCCGGTTCGGGCGATATTCTCACCGGAGTGATTGCGGCGCTTCAGGCACAGGGACTTACTCCCTTTGAGGCCGCCGCCGCTGGCGTATTTTGGCACGGTAAGGCAGCCGACCAGTGGCGAGACAATCATGGCGAACGCGGATTAAGTGTGAGTGAATTATTGGTGCTCATTCGAGCGCATATCAATGGAGTAGAGTTAGGCACATGTGGTTAG
- a CDS encoding cytochrome c produces MNKANLATLTLGIALSSVAIGAGDPVAGEAKAAVCTACHGADGKAVIPGYPNLAGQNELYLINSIKAYRSGDRKPVGNGAVMAGQAAALSDADIENLAAYYAAMAN; encoded by the coding sequence ATGAATAAAGCTAATCTAGCTACTTTGACTTTAGGTATCGCGCTAAGCTCGGTTGCTATCGGTGCGGGTGACCCCGTCGCTGGGGAAGCAAAGGCCGCCGTCTGTACTGCCTGTCATGGCGCAGATGGTAAGGCCGTGATTCCAGGGTACCCAAATCTAGCGGGGCAGAATGAGCTCTACTTGATCAACTCAATCAAAGCTTACCGAAGTGGCGATCGAAAACCCGTCGGTAACGGTGCAGTGATGGCCGGCCAAGCAGCGGCGTTATCCGATGCGGATATCGAAAACCTTGCCGCCTATTACGCAGCGATGGCTAACTAA
- the queG gene encoding tRNA epoxyqueuosine(34) reductase QueG, producing MTESHPLNLQTAARQIKTWGTELGFNDLRITDTDLELDAARLKAWLGNNMHMPLEWMTDHGDMRYTPNSLLEGTQRVISVRLNYLPEDVDLIAPLKNENAAYISRYALGRDYHKLFRKRLAKLAAKISEAFPNSTQRALVDSAPVMEKALARKAGHGWVGKNSLIIHPEDGSYFFLGEIYTDLELPIDQPDDADRCDDCEACLKVCPTDAFIAPYQLEVKRCISYLTIENTGPIPLEFREAIGNRVFGCDDCQIICPWNKQPATTNEVDFSPRNDLDSADLSRLFRWNEEEFLTATVGSPLRRSGYHNFLRNLAIGLGNAPSSDEHISLLKQRLAENISELLNEHIQWAIERQESRRKRRRKSKRA from the coding sequence ATGACCGAATCACACCCTCTTAATCTGCAAACGGCAGCCCGACAAATAAAGACCTGGGGCACGGAGCTAGGCTTCAATGACCTTCGTATCACCGATACGGATCTCGAATTGGATGCGGCACGCCTGAAGGCATGGCTCGGCAATAATATGCACATGCCATTAGAGTGGATGACGGACCATGGCGACATGCGCTACACCCCTAATTCTCTTTTGGAAGGCACTCAGCGGGTGATCTCAGTAAGACTTAACTATTTACCTGAAGACGTTGACCTTATTGCTCCGCTAAAGAACGAAAACGCGGCCTACATTTCGCGCTATGCCTTGGGCCGCGATTATCACAAACTGTTTCGTAAGCGTCTCGCTAAGTTGGCAGCCAAAATTTCCGAGGCCTTTCCCAACAGTACTCAGCGGGCGCTAGTGGACTCGGCGCCGGTGATGGAAAAAGCACTCGCTCGCAAGGCTGGTCATGGCTGGGTAGGTAAAAACTCGTTAATTATCCACCCTGAAGATGGCAGCTACTTCTTTTTGGGGGAAATTTATACGGATCTTGAATTGCCGATTGATCAACCCGATGATGCGGACCGCTGCGACGATTGCGAAGCTTGTCTGAAGGTTTGCCCTACCGACGCGTTCATAGCGCCCTACCAGCTAGAAGTGAAGCGCTGTATTTCGTATCTAACCATTGAGAATACCGGCCCCATTCCACTCGAATTCCGTGAGGCGATTGGCAATCGGGTTTTTGGGTGTGATGATTGTCAAATTATCTGTCCCTGGAACAAACAGCCCGCTACCACCAATGAAGTCGATTTCTCGCCGAGGAACGATCTGGACAGTGCGGATCTATCGCGGTTATTTCGCTGGAATGAGGAGGAGTTTTTGACAGCCACCGTAGGCTCGCCATTACGGAGATCTGGCTATCACAATTTCCTGCGCAATTTGGCAATCGGCCTCGGTAACGCCCCAAGTAGCGACGAACATATCTCCTTGCTTAAACAGCGCCTCGCGGAGAATATCAGCGAACTGCTCAACGAACATATTCAGTGGGCTATCGAACGCCAGGAGTCGCGCCGCAAGCGTCGCCGCAAAAGTAAACGAGCCTAG
- the orn gene encoding oligoribonuclease, producing MSVDQRLIWIDLEMTGLEPEVDTILEIATIVTDAELNVLAEGPSIAIHHSEEALAAMNEWCIEHHGRSGLTERCLRSHVDLAKAEAETIEFLKQWVPSGVSPICGNSVGQDRRFLVKYMPALEAYFHYRMIDVSTLKELARRWSPATLDQVHKKGSHLALDDIRDSIAELVVYREQLFKL from the coding sequence ATGTCTGTTGATCAGCGCTTAATTTGGATTGACCTAGAAATGACGGGTTTAGAGCCTGAGGTTGATACCATTCTTGAAATTGCCACCATTGTTACTGACGCCGAACTTAATGTATTGGCCGAGGGGCCTAGCATCGCCATTCACCATAGTGAGGAAGCGTTAGCTGCTATGAATGAATGGTGTATAGAGCATCACGGTCGTTCAGGGCTGACCGAAAGATGTCTACGCAGCCACGTTGATCTTGCTAAAGCCGAAGCGGAGACGATTGAATTTCTAAAACAGTGGGTGCCCAGCGGCGTCTCACCGATTTGTGGCAATTCAGTTGGTCAAGATCGTCGATTCTTAGTGAAGTATATGCCGGCACTCGAAGCGTATTTTCACTACCGTATGATCGATGTTTCTACGCTCAAGGAATTGGCTCGTCGCTGGAGCCCTGCCACGCTTGATCAGGTACATAAGAAAGGCTCACACCTTGCCTTAGATGATATTCGGGACTCTATCGCCGAGTTGGTAGTCTATCGAGAGCAGCTTTTTAAGCTCTAG